The genomic DNA TGCTTTCCGGGTGCCTGAGCTGTGACTTCTTCTTCTCATCGCCCTCCACCCCTTGGTTCCTGTCTCTCACTTTCAGTGGCTGGCTTGGTGGGGGCTGTctagcagcagctctgagctgtctTGTGGGCTGGCACGACCTGGCCTGGCCTTGTTCCCAAAGGGGGGATGCAGAGGTGAAAATGGGATCTGGGTGAAACCCAGCTGGTTTTACCCTTCTTTGTCAGCGTGTGTGAGCCAAGCAGGCTTGGGGTCTCATGGTGTGGCACTGTCGGGGTGAGTGGCAGCCCTCTCCCATGGCTGTGGGGCCTGTTCCCTCATTCCCACGTGGAATAGGTCAGGAGGTGACTCTGTTCAGCCCAGGTCACCcctccagcctcccctcccctctgctccagccgggagggaagggggaggaaggaaagctgCCGTGGGCTGCCCCCCTTCTCAGATGTGGGGTGAGGGCCCAGATGGTATCCCAGATCTCTTCCTATGGGATTTAGACGAGGTTTCCTGTTGAGAAAGCTGCTCCTAATCGCTGCCCTTCTGTGCTGTGTTGCAGATCAGGACCAGATGAGCAGAGGGAGGTTTCTGTGAAGATCAGAGTCGCCCCAGCCGTGCCCCGGGAAGCGGCCGTGCCTCCGGCTGTCACCGCTGCGGGCCTAGAAGACAcgccagagaaggaaaatgtccCACGCTCTAAAGCAAGTGTTCAATAAAGACAAAACCTTCCGGCCCAAGCGCAAGTTCGAGCCGGGCACTCAGCGGTTCGAGCTGCACAAGAAGGCCCAGGCCTCGCTCAACGCCGGCCTGGACTTGAAGGTGGCCGTGCAGCTGCCGCCGGGCGAGGAGCAGAACGACTGGGTGGCCGTGCACGTCGTGGACTTCTTCAACCGCATCAACCTCATCTACGGCACCATCAGTGACTATTGCACGGAGCAGTCCTGCCCCGTCATGTCGGGGGGGCCCAAGTACGAGTACCGGTGGCAGGACGAGCACAAGTACCGCAAACCCACGGCCCTGTCCGCGCCCCAGTACATGAACCTGCTCATGGACTGGATCGAGGTGCAGATCAACAACGAGGACATCTTCCCCACCAACGTCGGTGAGTTTgtgtcccagctggggctggagggagggagggggtgTGGCGCCTTCTCATGGAGCCCCTGTTGCTgttgcaggagatgctgcagcacagctggcccctgtagcagagctgctttcctctgtgcttctcAGGTGGGCAGTGCAGTGagctcttcccagctctgctgcagagctgcaataCCCAGAGCTGTACCAGATCCCACAGGGAGTCATGGCTACCTCGAGGCAGTGGAACAGGAGGCTGCCCTTAGAGCAGTCAGTCTCTGAGGTGGCTCTGGAGTGGCCATGCTGTGTGCAGGATGcctctctgggagctgctggccagccaGGTCtgaggcacagctctgtgtcacCTGGTGATGGTGTCACGTGCCATAATCACCCCCTCTGTCATTAGAGGCCACActggctgcctctgctcctcctgaggGGTGGGATGCTGCCACGGGCCTGGAGGGAAGGGCCATGTTTCATCTTCTGCCAGGACCATGGAAACAGGAGTTTGGCCTAAGACACCTCAATCTCCATAGGCAAACGCAGCTTTGGGACAGAGattgttgggttttattttgtgatgAAGATGGAAGAATTTAGTCTCTGAGTTACTGGGTAAATACAGCTGAGCCCATGCAGAGCTTCCATCTCCTGGGATGGAGGAGATGaggtgcagcagagctccctccctcctgctccgGTGTTTATCCCTTTGGAGCTCTGATAGGATGCAGTTGGTCCCTATTTGGGGCACATCTGCCACTTGAGCATCCACAGGGATCCTCCATTGTGCCAAAATGCTGCTTAAACCTGGTGTGGAGTGGGCAGAGAGGGGAGGGGGGCCATACACAGCCAGTTTTGAGAagctgcagcacccagccctccccagccgTTCTTCTCACGCTGCacgggctctgctgcagctctctggggaCCTCACTGAGGGTGTTGGTTCTGTTCTGGGCTGCAGGATGAGCTTCCGACAGCACGAgggctgtggtttggggttttttagttgGTACTGCCTTCAGCTCAGCTTTAAGCAGCTCCTTCAATGCTGactgaaatgctgcagctcaggcagagcaggaaagggtTTACTCGTCCTTGTTCCTCCAGAAACAGTGTGAACTTTACACCCTGATATCCCATGGACGTGGCTGCATGGCCAgactgccctgctgcaggggccCAGCCAAACAGTCCTGGAGCCTTCAAAGAGGACCTAaacagctttaatttttaaCCAAAGAGCTAAAGATGTACCAAAACAAGGCATAACTGTGGGAGTTAACAGCCCTGTCCTTTTGGGAAGTTGCTTGGTTGTATTTGGTGTTTTGCACTGTTCATATAAATACATCAAACAGGAGTAGAAGAAAACTCTTGTCTGACTGAAACAACTGCTGGGAATGTGGGCTCTGCTTTCAGTCACAGCAGTGCATCACTCTGTCACTTAAAAAAtctgtg from Motacilla alba alba isolate MOTALB_02 chromosome 28, Motacilla_alba_V1.0_pri, whole genome shotgun sequence includes the following:
- the MOB3A gene encoding MOB kinase activator 3A, producing the protein MSHALKQVFNKDKTFRPKRKFEPGTQRFELHKKAQASLNAGLDLKVAVQLPPGEEQNDWVAVHVVDFFNRINLIYGTISDYCTEQSCPVMSGGPKYEYRWQDEHKYRKPTALSAPQYMNLLMDWIEVQINNEDIFPTNVGTPFPKNFLPVVKKILSRLFRVFVHVYIHHFDRITQMGSEAHVNTCYKHFYYFVKEFNLIDTKELEPLKEMTSRMCH